One Rhinoderma darwinii isolate aRhiDar2 chromosome 6, aRhiDar2.hap1, whole genome shotgun sequence DNA window includes the following coding sequences:
- the SOCS1 gene encoding suppressor of cytokine signaling 1: protein MVAHSKVEADNAVSDRRPQHLDASRSDRSQIQPARAIHNSPGRPIPTSQLSDTHFRTFRSQSDFTVITKTSSMLDTSGFYWGPMTVNVAHEKLRLEPVGTFLIRDSRQQNCFFSVSVKTATRPISIRIHFQAGRFSLDGSKESFNCLFQLLEHYILSPKKMLVAPLRKVRLRPLQELCRKSILATFGRQNLDGLHVNRVLKDYLKSFPFQI from the coding sequence ATGGTAGCACACAGCAAGGTGGAAGCAGATAATGCAGTTTCAGACAGAAGACCTCAGCACCTGGATGCTTCACGCTCTGATCGTTCCCAGATTCAGCCTGCCAGAGCTATTCATAACAGCCCAGGACGTCCCATTCCCACATCGCAGCTCAGTGACACACACTTTCGGACCTTCCGATCCCAGTCGGATTTTACTGTCATCACCAAGACCAGCAGTATGCTGGATACTTCTGGATTTTACTGGGGACCTATGACGGTTAATGTGGCCCATGAGAAACTAAGATTGGAACCGGTGGGCACTTTCCTCATCAGGGACAGTAGAcagcagaattgttttttttccgtCAGTGTTAAAACAGCTACAAGACCCATCAGCATCAGGATTCACTTTCAGGCTGGGAGGTTCAGCCTAGATGGCAGCAAAGAGTCATTCAATTGCCttttccagctgctggaacattaTATATTGTCTCCTAAAAAGATGCTTGTTGCTCCTCTAAGAAAGGTCAGATTAAGACCACTACAAGAACTCTGCCGAAAAAGCATTCTGGCAACATTCGGAAGACAGAACCTGGATGGATTACACGTCAACCGGGTCTTAAAGGACTATTTAAAGTCGTTCCCATTTCAGATCTAG